One window of the Solanum stenotomum isolate F172 chromosome 11, ASM1918654v1, whole genome shotgun sequence genome contains the following:
- the LOC125845188 gene encoding uncharacterized protein LOC125845188 isoform X1: protein MGGRGRSRTQRKHFRQSRENVWKRSKHDDSGEKQDSVTTTNDGNKEHRHWEPFATQNLAFDEYYKEQGIVPTEEWDTFIGFLRTPLPAAFRINSSAQCYVDIRTKLENDFMKSLQAEGVDGSEVEGIKPLPWYPENLAWQSNFSRNQLRKNQILERFHEFLKLQNEIGNITRQEAVSMVPPLFLDVRPDHFALDMCAAPGSKTFQLLEMIHHLAEPGTLPSGMVLANDVDVQRCNLLIHQTKRMSTANLIVTNHEAQHFSSCRLDRKFANGSETQTVRELDINQLQFDRVLCDVPCSGDGTLRKAPDIWRKWNAGNGNGLHGLQIQIAMRGLSLLKVGGRMVYSTCSMNPIENEAVVAEILRRCGESVELVDVSSEVPQLVRRPGLKKWKVRDKGAWWTSYKDVPEGRRNAIVPGMFPSGKTYLDTSEKNDDATRDQLSDNGNNANVIEVLEDPATAATILDEEVSTLPLERCMRIVPHDQNSGAFFVSVFQKVSPLAAAAFQQKKPVSSRGKPNSSDVIQAESLRTKVEGDVNVEDVKPVDSVGTQEVTMDDADIQAESVTTKVKEDENTEDVKPVDSVGSEDVTMDEAGNGTDETALDTEPSEILEKTEKEETQPSTDTRAEPETVRGKRKLQIQGKWRGVDPVIFYKEEAVVSKIKDFYGIKESFLFEGHLITRNSDMNHVKRIYYVSKSVKEVLHLNFLAGQQLKIASVGLKMFERQTSKDGASAPCIFRISSEGLPLMLPHITKQILYASPADFKHLLQYKSIKLGDFVDAEFGEKASQLLMGCCVVVLNKENKALSEAQADPSTIAIGCWRGRANISVMVTALDCQELLERMSMGVEEETKASSPEIMPSTNKADEIVEAVEDEVKENSEQP, encoded by the exons atgggtgGCAGAGGAAGATCTCGAACTCAAAGAAAACACTTTAGACAGAGCAGAGAAAATGTCTGGAAACGCAGTAAACATGATGATTCAGGGGAGAAACAAGACAGTGTTACTACTACTAATGATGGCAACAAAGAACATCGCCATTGGGAACCTTTTGCCACCCAAAATCTTGCCTTTGATGAGTATTATAag GAGCAAGGAATAGTGCCAACTGAAGAATGGGATACTTTTATTGGATTTCTTAGAACTCCATTGCCTGCTGCATTCAGAATCAATTCCAG TGCCCAGTGCTATGTGGATATTCGTACCAAGTTGGAGAACGATTTTATGAAATCTCTTCAGGCAGAG GGTGTAGATGGGAGTGAGGTCGAGGGAATAAAACCATTACCTTGGTATCCAGAGAATCTTGCTTGGCAATCTAATTTTTCACGCAATCAGTTGAGGAAAAACCAAATACTTGAGAG GTTCCATGAGTTCTTGAAGCTACAAAATGAAATTGGAAACATTACGAGACAGGAGGCTGTTAGCATG GTTCCTCCCCTATTCCTGGATGTACGTCCCGATCATTTTGCCCTTGACA TGTGCGCCGCTCCCGGTTCAAAAACATTTCAGTTGCTTGAGATGATACACCACTTGGCCGAACCAGGGACATTACCTAGTGGAATG GTCTTAGCAAATGATGTTGATGTCCAAAGGTGTAACCTTCTTATTCACCAAACAAAGAGGATGTCTACTGCCAACTTGATCGTCACAAACCATGAAGCGCAGCACTTCTCGAGCTGTCGTTTAGATAGAAAATTTGCAAATGGTTCTGAGACGCAAACAGTGAGGGAATTAGATATTAATCAACTTCAATTTGATCGTGTGTTGTGTGATGTTCCATGCAGTGGTGATGGCACTCTGCGCAAGGCTCCTGATATATGGAGGAAATG GAATGCTGGAAATGGTAACGGTCTCCATGGGCTACAGATTCAGATAGCAATGCGAG GATTGTCTTTGCTTAAAGTAGGTGGAAGGATGGTTTATTCGACTTGCTCAATGAATCCCATTGAGAACGAGGCCGTGGTTGCTGAG ATCTTACGGAGATGTGGGGAGTCCGTTGAACTTGTTGATGTGTCCAGTGAGGTTCCACAACTTGTTCGCAGACCAGGTCTTAAAAAATGGAAG GTTCGAGATAAAGGAGCGTGGTGGACTTCTTATAAAGATGTTCCTGAGGGTCGTAGAAATGCAATTGTTCCAGGGATGTTCCCCTCTGGCAAAACCTACTTGGATACATCTGAGAAAAATGATGATGCAACTAGAGACCAATTGTCTGATAATGGAAATAATGCCAATGTCATTGAGGTGTTGGAAGATCCAGCAACTGCAGCTACGATCTTGGATGAGGAAGTTTCAACTCTACCTCTGGAACGTTGTATGAGGATAGTGCCGCATGATCAGAATAGTGGAGCCTTCTTTGTTTCCGTATTTCAAAAGGTCTCTCCTTTGGCGG CTGCAGCCTTTCAGCAGAAGAAACCTGTGTCTTCGCGAGGGAAGCCAAATTCCAGTGATGTTATTCAAGCGGAAAGTTTAAGAACTAAGGTCGAAGGAGATGTGAATGTAGAGGATGTCAAGCCAGTGGATTCTGTTGGTACCCAAGAAGTGACTATGGATGATGCTGATATTCAAGCTGAAAGTGTAACAACTAAGGtcaaagaagatgaaaataCCGAGGATGTTAAGCCAGTGGATTCTGTTGGTAGCGAAGATGTGACTATGGATGAGGCTGGCAATGGAACAGATGAAACTGCTTTGGATACTGAGCCCAGTGAAATATTGGAGAAAACCGAGAAAGAGGAAACTCAACCTTCAACTGATACAAGAGCTGAGCCCGAGACTGTGAGAGGGAAAAGAAAGTTACAAATACAAGGCAAGTGGAGAGGGGTTGACCCGGTTATATTTTACAAGGAGGAGGCAGTTGTGAGTAAGATAAAGGATTTCTACGGTATCAAGGAATCCTTTCTATTCGAAGGACATTTGATTACCAGGAATAGTGATATGAACCATGTCAAGAGAATTTATTATGTCTCAAAGTCTGTGAAGGAAGTTTTGCATCTCAATTTTCTAGCTGGTCAGCAGCTTAAAATAGCTTCAGTTGGGCTCAAGATGTTT GAGCGCCAAACATCAAAAGATGGTGCATCTGCACCATGTATATTCCGCATATCATCTGAAGGATTGCCATTAATGCTGCCACAtataacaaaacaaatattatacGCATCTCCTGCAGACTTCAAGCATCTTCTGCAGTACAAGAGCATTAAATTGGGTGATTTTGTGGATGCTGAATTTGGTGAAAAGGCCTCACAGCTGTTGATGGGTTGTTGTGTGGTAGTTCTGAACAAAG AAAATAAGGCGTTGTCAGAGGCTCAAGCGGATCCATCAACTATCGCCATAGGATGCTGGAGAGGTAGGGCTAATATATCAGTAATGGTCACTGCACTCGATTgccaagaacttcttgaaagGATGTCAATGGGCGTGGAGGAGGAAACAAAAGCGTCCTCGCCAGAAATCATGCCATCAACTAACAAGGCAGATGAAATAGTTGAAGCAGTGGAAGATGAAGTTAAAGAAAACTCAGAACAACCATGA
- the LOC125845216 gene encoding ras-related protein Rab11D-like has product MASGGGYGDASQKIDYVFKVVLIGDSAVGKSQILARFARNEFSLDSKATIGVEFQTRTLVIQRKSVKAQIWDTAGQERYRAVTSAYYRGAVGALLVYDITKRQTFDHIPRWLEELRAHADKNIVIMLIGNKTDLEDQRAVPTEDAKEFAQKEGLFFLETSAMDATNVEDAFLTVLTEIFNIVNKKNLAAGDDQANGNPASLTGKKILVPGPAQVIPEKKACCSS; this is encoded by the exons atggCAAGTGGGGGTGGGTATGGTGATGCAAGTCAGAAAATAGACTATGTTTTTAAGGTTGTTTTGATAGGTGATTCAGCTGTGGGAAAATCTCAAATACTAGCTCGTTTTGCAAGAAATGAGTTTAGTCTTGATTCTAAAGCTACAATTGGTGTTGAATTCCAGACAAGAACACTTGTTATTCAACGTAAGTCTGTTAAAGCTCAGATCTGGGATACTGCTGGCCAAGAAAG ATATAGAGCTGTCACGAGCGCGTACTACAGGGGAGCTGTTGGAGCTCTGTTGGTTTACGACATAACAAAACGCCAAACCTTTGATCACATCCCACGCTGGCTTGAAGAGTTACGTGCACATGCTGACAAGAACATCGTGATTATGCTGATCGGAAACAAAACTGATCTTGAAGATCAACGAGCTGTTCCCACCGAGGATGCTAAAGAATTTGCACAAAAAGAAGGATTGTTCTTCTTAGAGACATCTGCAATGGACGCCACAAACGTCGAGGATGCCTTCTTAACCGTTTTGACAGAGATCTTCAACATTGTGAACAAGAAGAATCTCGCTGCCGGTGATGATCAAGCAAATGGTAATCCTGCTTCATTAACTGGAAAGAAAATTCTTGTACCTGGTCCTGCACAAGTTATCCCAGAAAAGAAGGCATGCTGTAGTTCTTAA
- the LOC125845188 gene encoding uncharacterized protein LOC125845188 isoform X2, protein MGGRGRSRTQRKHFRQSRENVWKRSKHDDSGEKQDSVTTTNDGNKEHRHWEPFATQNLAFDEYYKEQGIVPTEEWDTFIGFLRTPLPAAFRINSSAQCYVDIRTKLENDFMKSLQAEGVDGSEVEGIKPLPWYPENLAWQSNFSRNQLRKNQILERFHEFLKLQNEIGNITRQEAVSMVPPLFLDVRPDHFALDMCAAPGSKTFQLLEMIHHLAEPGTLPSGMVLANDVDVQRCNLLIHQTKRMSTANLIVTNHEAQHFSSCRLDRKFANGSETQTVRELDINQLQFDRVLCDVPCSGDGTLRKAPDIWRKWNAGNGNGLHGLQIQIAMRGLSLLKVGGRMVYSTCSMNPIENEAVVAEILRRCGESVELVDVSSEVPQLVRRPGLKKWKVRDKGAWWTSYKDVPEGRRNAIVPGMFPSGKTYLDTSEKNDDATRDQLSDNGNNANVIEVLEDPATAATILDEEVSTLPLERCMRIVPHDQNSGAFFVSVFQKVSPLAAFQQKKPVSSRGKPNSSDVIQAESLRTKVEGDVNVEDVKPVDSVGTQEVTMDDADIQAESVTTKVKEDENTEDVKPVDSVGSEDVTMDEAGNGTDETALDTEPSEILEKTEKEETQPSTDTRAEPETVRGKRKLQIQGKWRGVDPVIFYKEEAVVSKIKDFYGIKESFLFEGHLITRNSDMNHVKRIYYVSKSVKEVLHLNFLAGQQLKIASVGLKMFERQTSKDGASAPCIFRISSEGLPLMLPHITKQILYASPADFKHLLQYKSIKLGDFVDAEFGEKASQLLMGCCVVVLNKENKALSEAQADPSTIAIGCWRGRANISVMVTALDCQELLERMSMGVEEETKASSPEIMPSTNKADEIVEAVEDEVKENSEQP, encoded by the exons atgggtgGCAGAGGAAGATCTCGAACTCAAAGAAAACACTTTAGACAGAGCAGAGAAAATGTCTGGAAACGCAGTAAACATGATGATTCAGGGGAGAAACAAGACAGTGTTACTACTACTAATGATGGCAACAAAGAACATCGCCATTGGGAACCTTTTGCCACCCAAAATCTTGCCTTTGATGAGTATTATAag GAGCAAGGAATAGTGCCAACTGAAGAATGGGATACTTTTATTGGATTTCTTAGAACTCCATTGCCTGCTGCATTCAGAATCAATTCCAG TGCCCAGTGCTATGTGGATATTCGTACCAAGTTGGAGAACGATTTTATGAAATCTCTTCAGGCAGAG GGTGTAGATGGGAGTGAGGTCGAGGGAATAAAACCATTACCTTGGTATCCAGAGAATCTTGCTTGGCAATCTAATTTTTCACGCAATCAGTTGAGGAAAAACCAAATACTTGAGAG GTTCCATGAGTTCTTGAAGCTACAAAATGAAATTGGAAACATTACGAGACAGGAGGCTGTTAGCATG GTTCCTCCCCTATTCCTGGATGTACGTCCCGATCATTTTGCCCTTGACA TGTGCGCCGCTCCCGGTTCAAAAACATTTCAGTTGCTTGAGATGATACACCACTTGGCCGAACCAGGGACATTACCTAGTGGAATG GTCTTAGCAAATGATGTTGATGTCCAAAGGTGTAACCTTCTTATTCACCAAACAAAGAGGATGTCTACTGCCAACTTGATCGTCACAAACCATGAAGCGCAGCACTTCTCGAGCTGTCGTTTAGATAGAAAATTTGCAAATGGTTCTGAGACGCAAACAGTGAGGGAATTAGATATTAATCAACTTCAATTTGATCGTGTGTTGTGTGATGTTCCATGCAGTGGTGATGGCACTCTGCGCAAGGCTCCTGATATATGGAGGAAATG GAATGCTGGAAATGGTAACGGTCTCCATGGGCTACAGATTCAGATAGCAATGCGAG GATTGTCTTTGCTTAAAGTAGGTGGAAGGATGGTTTATTCGACTTGCTCAATGAATCCCATTGAGAACGAGGCCGTGGTTGCTGAG ATCTTACGGAGATGTGGGGAGTCCGTTGAACTTGTTGATGTGTCCAGTGAGGTTCCACAACTTGTTCGCAGACCAGGTCTTAAAAAATGGAAG GTTCGAGATAAAGGAGCGTGGTGGACTTCTTATAAAGATGTTCCTGAGGGTCGTAGAAATGCAATTGTTCCAGGGATGTTCCCCTCTGGCAAAACCTACTTGGATACATCTGAGAAAAATGATGATGCAACTAGAGACCAATTGTCTGATAATGGAAATAATGCCAATGTCATTGAGGTGTTGGAAGATCCAGCAACTGCAGCTACGATCTTGGATGAGGAAGTTTCAACTCTACCTCTGGAACGTTGTATGAGGATAGTGCCGCATGATCAGAATAGTGGAGCCTTCTTTGTTTCCGTATTTCAAAAGGTCTCTCCTTTGGCGG CCTTTCAGCAGAAGAAACCTGTGTCTTCGCGAGGGAAGCCAAATTCCAGTGATGTTATTCAAGCGGAAAGTTTAAGAACTAAGGTCGAAGGAGATGTGAATGTAGAGGATGTCAAGCCAGTGGATTCTGTTGGTACCCAAGAAGTGACTATGGATGATGCTGATATTCAAGCTGAAAGTGTAACAACTAAGGtcaaagaagatgaaaataCCGAGGATGTTAAGCCAGTGGATTCTGTTGGTAGCGAAGATGTGACTATGGATGAGGCTGGCAATGGAACAGATGAAACTGCTTTGGATACTGAGCCCAGTGAAATATTGGAGAAAACCGAGAAAGAGGAAACTCAACCTTCAACTGATACAAGAGCTGAGCCCGAGACTGTGAGAGGGAAAAGAAAGTTACAAATACAAGGCAAGTGGAGAGGGGTTGACCCGGTTATATTTTACAAGGAGGAGGCAGTTGTGAGTAAGATAAAGGATTTCTACGGTATCAAGGAATCCTTTCTATTCGAAGGACATTTGATTACCAGGAATAGTGATATGAACCATGTCAAGAGAATTTATTATGTCTCAAAGTCTGTGAAGGAAGTTTTGCATCTCAATTTTCTAGCTGGTCAGCAGCTTAAAATAGCTTCAGTTGGGCTCAAGATGTTT GAGCGCCAAACATCAAAAGATGGTGCATCTGCACCATGTATATTCCGCATATCATCTGAAGGATTGCCATTAATGCTGCCACAtataacaaaacaaatattatacGCATCTCCTGCAGACTTCAAGCATCTTCTGCAGTACAAGAGCATTAAATTGGGTGATTTTGTGGATGCTGAATTTGGTGAAAAGGCCTCACAGCTGTTGATGGGTTGTTGTGTGGTAGTTCTGAACAAAG AAAATAAGGCGTTGTCAGAGGCTCAAGCGGATCCATCAACTATCGCCATAGGATGCTGGAGAGGTAGGGCTAATATATCAGTAATGGTCACTGCACTCGATTgccaagaacttcttgaaagGATGTCAATGGGCGTGGAGGAGGAAACAAAAGCGTCCTCGCCAGAAATCATGCCATCAACTAACAAGGCAGATGAAATAGTTGAAGCAGTGGAAGATGAAGTTAAAGAAAACTCAGAACAACCATGA